A DNA window from Bacteroidota bacterium contains the following coding sequences:
- a CDS encoding RidA family protein, which yields MKIISTPAIPLPKGHYSQVIEHNGLLYVSGQLPVDPLTGKVPEGINKQTSLVLEKIDDLLNESGSSREQVIQMRIYISDITFWDDVNRIYAGFFADHRPARCIVPVKELHYGCLIEVEATAAVL from the coding sequence ATGAAAATAATTTCAACTCCTGCCATACCCCTGCCGAAAGGCCATTATTCACAGGTAATTGAGCACAACGGCCTTTTGTATGTTTCAGGTCAACTCCCGGTGGACCCGTTGACCGGAAAGGTTCCTGAGGGCATTAATAAACAAACATCGTTAGTCCTGGAGAAAATTGATGACCTGTTAAATGAGTCAGGAAGTTCCAGAGAACAGGTCATTCAGATGAGGATATATATTTCGGATATCACCTTTTGGGATGATGTTAACCGGATTTATGCCGGTTTTTTTGCCGATCACCGGCCTGCACGTTGCATAGTACCGGTGAAAGAGCTGCATTATGGCTGCCTCATAGAAGTTGAAGCAACTGCTGCTGTATTATAA